Proteins from a single region of Gordonia hongkongensis:
- a CDS encoding ferritin-like domain-containing protein: MTSPVNTPATNSPAAQADPDDPLVVAAETENAAIFTYGVITAFVAASRRRTVAEYADAHRARRDEIDRTIEAAGNTPPLAAAGYTLPIEVTDPTTAARAALGAEIDCASAYRALLEQADDETGRRIGADGLSESAVRAARWRVALQESPVTVAFPGSPAGG; the protein is encoded by the coding sequence ATGACGTCCCCCGTGAACACACCGGCGACGAACTCACCGGCAGCGCAAGCAGATCCCGACGACCCGCTGGTCGTCGCCGCCGAGACCGAGAACGCCGCGATCTTCACCTACGGCGTCATCACCGCCTTCGTCGCCGCCTCCCGTCGACGCACCGTCGCCGAGTACGCCGACGCCCATCGCGCCCGACGCGACGAGATCGACCGGACGATCGAGGCGGCGGGGAACACCCCGCCGCTGGCGGCCGCCGGCTACACGCTGCCGATCGAGGTCACCGACCCGACCACGGCGGCCCGCGCCGCGCTCGGCGCCGAGATCGACTGTGCGAGCGCCTATCGCGCATTGCTGGAGCAGGCCGACGACGAGACCGGACGCCGGATCGGCGCCGACGGGCTGTCGGAGAGCGCGGTGCGCGCCGCGCGCTGGCGGGTGGCTCTGCAGGAGAGCCCGGTCACGGTGGCGTTCCCCGGGTCCCCCGCAGGCGGCTGA
- the rimP gene encoding ribosome maturation factor RimP, which translates to MPISPTQVRELVEKLVAERGFDLEDITVRSRDGQDELSIVVDRDGGSDLDVLAGLSTEISDLLDATPDFADLAYVLEVTSRGVDSPLTLPRHWRRNTGRRVVVEVDGGPGSQPRTVAGRIGRLLDDPAPAVEVVANHKGRIAMETVDLASVTQAVVQVDFSQPSVRELELCGLEPDEIEARRAPAAARQLNTTNEHDK; encoded by the coding sequence ATGCCGATCAGCCCGACGCAGGTGCGCGAACTCGTCGAAAAGCTCGTCGCCGAGCGGGGATTCGACCTCGAGGACATCACGGTGCGCAGCCGGGACGGCCAGGACGAACTGTCGATCGTGGTCGACCGCGACGGTGGCAGCGACCTCGACGTCCTCGCCGGACTGAGCACCGAGATCTCCGACCTCCTCGACGCCACACCAGACTTCGCCGACCTCGCCTATGTGCTCGAGGTCACCTCGCGCGGCGTCGACAGCCCGCTGACCCTGCCCCGGCACTGGCGTCGCAACACCGGTCGGCGCGTCGTCGTGGAGGTCGACGGCGGACCCGGATCGCAGCCGCGCACCGTCGCCGGACGCATCGGCAGGCTGCTCGACGACCCGGCGCCGGCGGTCGAGGTGGTCGCGAACCACAAGGGGCGGATCGCGATGGAGACCGTCGACCTCGCCTCGGTGACCCAAGCCGTGGTGCAGGTGGATTTCTCTCAGCCGAGCGTCCGCGAGCTCGAACTGTGCGGCCTCGAACCCGACGAGATCGAAGCGCGCCGCGCCCCCGCCGCCGCGCGACAACTGAACACGACAAATGAACACGACAAGTGA
- the nusA gene encoding transcription termination factor NusA: MNIDIAALRMIEADKGISIETVITAIETALLTAYRHTDGFAPHARVDVNRKSGAVRVMAQEVDQDGNVVHEWDDTPEGFGRIAATTARQVILQRLRDAENEKNFGDLVAHEGEIVGGVVQQDSRANARGMVVVQIGSDANSTEGIIPPAEQVPGEVYTHGDRIKCYVVGVSRGPRGPQITLSRTHPNLVRKLFSLEVPEIEDGSVEIVAVAREAGHRSKIAVHTGVAGLNAKGACIGPMGQRVRNVMSELAGEKIDIIDFDTDPAVFVGNALSPAKVVSVTVVDAAAKAARVIVPDYQLSLAIGKEGQNARLAARLTGWRIDIRSDAAPAAEGGPE; the protein is encoded by the coding sequence ATGAACATCGACATCGCCGCCCTGCGCATGATCGAGGCCGACAAGGGCATCTCGATCGAGACCGTCATCACCGCCATCGAGACCGCTCTGCTGACGGCCTACCGCCACACCGACGGTTTTGCACCGCACGCCCGTGTCGACGTCAACCGCAAGTCCGGCGCCGTCCGCGTGATGGCGCAGGAGGTCGACCAGGACGGCAACGTCGTCCACGAATGGGACGACACCCCCGAGGGTTTCGGCCGCATCGCGGCGACGACCGCACGGCAGGTCATCCTCCAGCGCCTGCGCGACGCCGAGAACGAGAAGAACTTCGGCGACCTCGTCGCCCACGAGGGTGAGATCGTCGGCGGCGTCGTGCAGCAGGACTCGCGCGCCAATGCGCGCGGGATGGTCGTCGTCCAGATCGGCAGCGACGCCAACTCGACCGAGGGCATCATCCCGCCCGCCGAGCAGGTGCCCGGCGAGGTCTACACCCACGGCGACCGGATCAAGTGCTATGTCGTCGGCGTGAGCCGCGGACCGCGCGGTCCGCAGATCACCCTGTCCCGGACCCACCCGAACCTGGTGCGCAAACTGTTTTCCCTCGAAGTGCCCGAGATCGAGGACGGCAGCGTCGAGATCGTCGCCGTGGCGCGCGAGGCCGGCCACCGGTCGAAGATCGCGGTGCACACCGGCGTGGCCGGCCTCAACGCGAAGGGCGCGTGCATCGGTCCGATGGGCCAGCGCGTACGGAACGTGATGAGCGAACTCGCCGGCGAGAAGATCGACATCATCGACTTCGACACCGACCCGGCGGTCTTCGTCGGGAATGCGTTGTCGCCCGCGAAGGTTGTCTCGGTGACGGTCGTCGACGCCGCCGCCAAGGCCGCGCGGGTCATCGTGCCGGACTATCAGCTGTCGCTGGCCATCGGCAAAGAGGGCCAGAACGCCCGGCTCGCGGCCCGGCTCACGGGGTGGCGGATCGACATCCGGTCCGACGCCGCGCCGGCGGCCGAGGGCGGGCCGGAGTGA
- a CDS encoding YlxR family protein, which translates to MCIGCRQRAEAGELVRVVAQLCGDTPTVVVDPAKTMPGRGAWLHARSECISTATRRRAFAAALRTPGLTVDPDDLTEQLGAITHQRMAPRSRNR; encoded by the coding sequence ATGTGCATCGGTTGCCGGCAGCGGGCAGAGGCCGGCGAGTTGGTCCGTGTCGTCGCACAGCTGTGCGGTGACACCCCGACAGTCGTGGTCGATCCCGCGAAGACCATGCCGGGACGAGGCGCGTGGCTGCACGCGCGGTCGGAGTGCATCTCCACCGCGACGCGACGCCGGGCCTTCGCCGCGGCACTCCGGACCCCCGGTCTGACCGTGGACCCGGACGATCTCACCGAACAGCTCGGCGCGATCACCCACCAGAGGATGGCTCCCCGGAGCCGGAACAGGTAG